The following proteins come from a genomic window of Eubalaena glacialis isolate mEubGla1 chromosome X, mEubGla1.1.hap2.+ XY, whole genome shotgun sequence:
- the BGN gene encoding biglycan: MWPLWPLAALLALSQALPFEQKGFWDFTLDDGLPMLNDEEASGADTTSGIPDLDSLPPTYSAMCPFGCHCHLRVVQCSDLGLKAVPKEISPDTTLLDLQNNDISEIRKDDFKGLQHLYALVLVNNKISKIHEKAFSPLRKLQKLYISKNHLVEIPPNLPSSLVELRIHDNRIRKVPKGVFSGLRNMNCIEMGGNPLENSGFEPGAFDGLKLNYLRISEAKLTGIPKDLPETLNELHLDHNKIQAIELEDLLRYSKLYRLGLGHNQIRMIENGSLSFLPTLRELHLDNNKLSRVPAGLPDLKLLQVVYLHTNNITKVGVNDFCPVGFGVKRAYYNGISLFSNPVPYWEVQPATFRCVTDRLAIQFGNYKK; the protein is encoded by the exons ATGTGGCCCCTGTGGCCTCTTGCGGCCCTGCTGGCCCTGAGCCAGGCTCTGCCCTTTGAGCAAAAAGGCTTCTGGGACTTCACCCTGGACGACGGGCTGCCCATGCTGAACGACGAGGAGGCTTCAGGCGCCGACACGACCTCGGGCATCCCAGAcctggactccctcccacccacctacAGCGCCATGTGCCCTTTCGGCTGCCACTGCCACCTGCGGGTCGTTCAGTGCTCCGACCTGG GTCTGAAGGCTGTGCCCAAAGAGATCTCGCCCGACACCACTCTGCTGGACCTGCAGAACAACGACATCTCCGAGATCCGAAAGGATGACTTCAAAGGCCTCCAGCATCTCTAT GCCCTGGTCCTGGTGAACAACAAGATCTCCAAGATCCACGAGAAGGCCTTCAGCCCCCTGCGGAAGCTGCAGAAGCTCTACATCTCCAAGAACCACCTGGTGGAGATCCCTCCCAACCTGCCCAGCTCCCTGGTGGAGCTCCGCATCCATGACAACCGCATCCGCAAGGTGCCCAAGGGCGTGTTCAGTGGGCTGCGCAACATGAACTGCATCG AGATGGGTGGGAACCCCCTGGAGAACAGTGGCTTTGAACCTGGAGCTTTCGATGGCCTGAAGCTCAACTACCTGCGCATCTCTGAGGCCAAGCTCACCGGCATCCCCAAAG ACCTCCCCGAGACCCTGAATGAACTCCATCTGGACCACAACAAAATCCAGGCAATCGAGCTGGAGGATCTGCTCCGCTACTCAAAGCTGTACAg GCTGGGCCTGGGCCACAACCAGATCCGCATGATTGAGAATGGGAGCCTGAGTTTTCTGCCCACCCTGCGGGAACTGCATTTGGATAATAACAAGCTGTCCAGGGTGCCTGCCGGCCTTCCGGACCTCAAGCTCCTCCAG gtGGTCTATCTGCACACCAACAACATCACCAAGGTGGGCGTCAATGACTTCTGCCCGGTGGGCTTCGGGGTCAAGCGAGCCTACTACAATGGCATCAGCCTCTTCAGCAACCCCGTGCCCTACTGGGAGGTGCAACCAGCCACCTTCCGCTGCGTCACTGACCGCCTGGCCATCCAGTTTGGCAACTACAAAAAGTAG